Part of the Halopenitus persicus genome is shown below.
TACGCCGACGGGAGGGAGTCGCTGGCTGCGGTCGTCGACCGGTCGAACGACGAGGTCTTCCGATCGATGGAGGACCTCGAGGCCGCGGTCTTCGGAAACGTGCCGGTCGAAGCGGTCGGCGAACCGGGACAGTCGGACGGCGACGCCTAGTACAGCCGATTTCGCGTCCATTTTGTGGGGTTACCTGCCGTGAACCAGCGGCGGTGATCGTGAGACGTCTCCGCATATTTCACTTTCACCCACCTGTTAACGTGGGTTTATATGGGAGAGCGAACAAGCGGGGAGTACATGCCCGAAGACGAACTCGAAGACCTCCCAGGCGTCGGCCCCGCGACCGCGGACAAGCTCGTTGACACCGGCTACGAGAGCTACCAGAGCATCGCGGTCGCCAGTCCCGGGGAGCTGTCGAACACCGCCGACATCGGCTCCTCGACCGCCTCGGACATCATCAACGCCGCGCGGGAGGCCGCCGACGTCGGCGGCTTCGAGACCGGCGCGGCCGTCCTCGAGCGTCGCGAGCAGATCGGCAAGCTCTCCTGGCAGATCGACGAGGTCGACGAGCTGCTCGGCGGCGGCGTCGAGACGCAGTCGATCACCGAGGTCTACGGCGAGTTCGGCGCCGGGAAATCGCAGGTGACCCACCAGCTCGCGGTGAACGTCCAGCTGCCCCGCGAGCACGGCGGACTCGACGGCGGCTGCATCTTCGTCGACACCGAGGACA
Proteins encoded:
- a CDS encoding DUF5789 family protein, which encodes MSTEVRLNRLRTVIDALDYPIERTDAREELSDVTLLYADGRESLAAVVDRSNDEVFRSMEDLEAAVFGNVPVEAVGEPGQSDGDA